A single region of the Procambarus clarkii isolate CNS0578487 chromosome 59, FALCON_Pclarkii_2.0, whole genome shotgun sequence genome encodes:
- the LOC138353754 gene encoding basic salivary proline-rich protein 2-like produces MLGPQSEAGPSERGWMGPQSEAGSPQSEAGPPQSEAEPPQSEAGPPQSEAGPSQSEAGSPQSEAGPPQSEAEPPQSEAGPPQSEAGPPQSEAGPPQSEAGPPQSEAGPPQSEAGPPQSEAGPPQSEAGPSE; encoded by the coding sequence ATGCTGGGCCCTCAGAGCGAGGCTGGGCCCTCAGAGCGAGGCTGGATGGGCCCTCAGAGCGAGGCTGGGTCCCCTCAGAGCGAGGCTGGGCCCCCTCAGAGCGAGGCTGAGCCACCTCAGAGCGAGGCTGGGCCCCCTCAGAGCGAGGCTGGGCCCTCTCAGAGCGAGGCTGGGTCCCCTCAGAGCGAGGCTGGGCCCCCTCAGAGCGAGGCTGAGCCACCTCAGAGCGAGGCTGGGCCCCCTCAGAGCGAGGCTGGGCCCCCTCAGAGCGAGGCTGGGCCCCCTCAGAGCGAGGCTGGGCCCCCTCAGAGCGAGGCTGGGCCCCCTCAGAGCGAGGCTGGGCCCCCTCAGAGCGAGGCTGGGCCCCCTCAAAGCGAGGCTGGGCCCTCAGAGTGA